TGTGGTTTGGATCACAATGTACAGCAATCGGTGGAAGAGGCTGACTTGTAATGGAAAGTTGTGATAACAACCCAAATAGCCATTCTACCTCGGTACCAGTCGTATCTAACGCACATAACTCGGCTTCAAACGTAGACCGGGTTACCAAAGTCTATTTTGCAGACTTTCAGGAGACTGCGCCCCCACCTAAGGTAAACACATATCCTGAACACCCATTACTCCGAAAGTTTTTGGCTATCTAGCTAGCATCATTATATCCCTCAAGAACAGCAGGGAATTTTTCATAATGTATAGCCAGTGACACGGTGCCCTTTAGGTACCGTAGTACTCTATTCAAAGCACTCCAATGGGTTTTGTCAAGACAACTAGTGTATCTAGCCAGCTTAGAGGTAGAAAAGGATATATCCGGTCTCGTGTCATTTGCCAGATACTGTAAGCTCccaataatttgggaatacGTTAGCTGTGCAACTGAAacaccactttcattttttaataaagctacagaaggatcatatggtgttttagcaattctactgttttgataaccaaatttctcaattatcttctcaacataatgagattgagaaatgGCTATTCCATCAGTTGAACGAGTCAACTTGATGCTAAGAATCACATtagcctcacccatatccttcatttcaaacttatttttcaaaaataacttgatttcggtaatattatttagacATGATCCTATTAACAGAATAATCTACATACAGGTatagaattatcattttatctcctttaacCATGCAGtatatacatttatcattctcatttacagTGAAGCCAAACgcaagaatagttttatcaaacttttcatgccaCTGTTTAGGTGCTTGTTTAAATCCATATAGAGACTTAAGaagtttacaaactttatGCTCGTTACCATGAGCTACAAAACCCTCAGGCTGATCCATGTAAATTTGTTCCTCGAGTTCACCATACAAGAAGGttgttttcacatccatctgaTGAATCGGGAGATTATACACCGAAGCAAGTGCTATAAACACCTGGATTTGTAGTCAATCGAGCTACCGGAGAATAGGtatcgaaatattttattccctccttttttttaaacccTTTAGCCACCAATCTAActttaaacttatctatgGTCCCATCAGGCTTCAGTTTCATTTTAAAGATCCACTTACCCAATAGTAGTACACCTCGGAGGGAGATCGACTAGCACCCACGTTCCATTGGAAACAATGGAGTCCATCTCACTTTTGGCAACTTCTTTCCACTGCTTGGCTTCTTCAGAAGCCATAGCATCTTTGAAAGTTATCGGATCATCCTCGACGTCATAAGTGACAAAGTCACTTTCAAAATTCTTGACAATCCTAGCTCTTTTACTCCGTCTAGGTTCATCTGACTTCTCATGAGTCTGATTAGAACTACTAGGGCTAACCCCTACATTTGACATCTTTTCTACATGTTCAGGAATAGATGTGGAGGCAAGTGAATCATCAGGCGAAATATTTGAAGTTACTGCATCACGAAGTTCAACTATTGTGTTGACCTCAATGCTTGGAATTTCTGATTTAATAACCAGAAATATTAGGGTATAACTTGTCTCCACATAGCCCAAGAACACAGCATCAACCATCTTAGGACCCAATTTCTTTCGTTTGTGTTATGGGACTAGCACTTTTTCTAGGCATCCCCACACTCGAAAGTATTTGAGGCTTGTTTCCTACCTTTCCACAATTCGAAAGGAGTACTTGTATTGTGTTTCAGAGGGACTCTATTCAGAATATGGCAAGCCATATTCAAAGCCTCTCCCAAAAAATACTTTGGTAACCTAGAGGTTAGTAGGAGACTGTTAATCATGTCTTTTATGTTCTATTCTTTCGTTCAGCTATTCCATTAGACGAAGGGGAATATGGAGGAGTCTCTTCATAAACAATGCCAAAAGTTTGACAATATTCGTTGAACTTACTCGACTCATACTCTCCTCCTCTATCAGACCttagtcttttaagtttcttacCAGTTTGGatttctgcttcatttttaaataaaataaatttatctaaaactCACAAATATCAGTATGAACTAAATCAAGTTTTTCGAATTCCTTTCAATTGACTGATAGGGTTTCCTAACTTATTTAGCTTCTACACAAACTTGGCATTTATtgtttcattcaatattttgactaggaattaaattcaaattcatcatttgtTTGATcgaattttgatttaaatgaCCTAACCTACTATACCACAGAGTAGAAGATTCCACattcaatataatagaatcagaaatatcaattttattaatatcaactcGAACTTTGAACAAGCCATCGTCTAAATAGCCTTTACcgacaaaaataccaaattgctgaattacaactttattaaatttaaaaaccaattcatatctctccctaactattacagaacTACTAATGATATTTCTTCTGACAGTGGGTACATGATGAACTCTTTTTAGCGATAGAATGCGCCCTGAAGGAACTTTCAAGTCCACGCTTCCCATCCCAAATACTTCAGATGTACTGGAGTTCCCCATGCTTACTGTCCTTCCACTGATGGCCTGATAAGACACAAAGAGAGATTTATCAACACAAACATGCACATTCGCTCCAGTGTCAATCAACCAATCATATGGTTCGTAAATAGTCAGGAGTTCGGGTTGTATAGATACATACCAGCGAGTTGCTCTTGAGGTGCTAGCACCGCTAGAACATCCCACAACCATATTGACAGCTGTCTGCCCAGTTTTGGCTTTTTTATTAGGACAAAGTTTGGCCCAGTGTCCAACCACAGGTTCCAGCAtggtttgtttgtttttggtttcttatttATGGAGGTCTTGCTTTTATTGATGGCTTTTGAGTTCGTGTTAATCTTATTCACTTTCTATTTCCCCACTATAAGATTGGCCCTTGGTTGATGTTCAACAGGCATCTTGTGCGTTTGATTTCTATGTTCTTCCTCAATGCTGATAGCAATCATAAGATCATCCAGAGACAATCTCCCTTTCTGATGCTTGAGTGTCACGCCAAAATTTTCCCAAGATTCGGGAAATTTGTCCACTATGGACATGACCAGAAACTTCTCGGGAAGCTTAATCTCAGCATCAGCCAGAGTATGCTCAAGATTGATAATCTCATGAGTCTGTTCAGCTACAGATCAGTCTTCAACCATTTGATACCTCATGAACTTGGAAACAGAATACTTTTTGAGCCCTTGCtctttagtattatattttcggACCAACTCAACCCACAGAGACTTAGTAGTGTAAGAATCGAAAGAATAGACATCGTAGAGCGTATTTGACAAGGCTGACAAAATAGCTCCTCTGCCTATTTGATCCCTTTCTGTCCACTGCGCTGTCTCAGCAGTTCTGGGATTGGTATCAGTAGGTTCAGGTCTGGTCACCTGAATCATTGACAAGAGTCCTTTCGTcctcaaccaaattttcattctctGTTGCCAGCGTTTGAAAAACTGGCCCAAAAACTTGTCCGGTAAACCAGTCAATTCGACCTTGGGTGTGATCGAAATTGCAACAGAAATTGGCTCGGCCATCTTTagtattttaggaaaataaaagtaacgttttaaaaaatgagtttgaAAATAGCGTTTTCCAAAATAGTTCCAACAACAAAATTCGATTTTTCAAAacctgtatattttcttcaagattattgaaaaaatatttggtttcaagCAATCGAAACGATATTTTGAAATGTtacaatcgaatttagaaatcgaaagcaattaaagccacgttggaataaataacataaagcAATTTGAAACGCTATTTatgacaagaaatttaaactgaaaacttacaacgagaattgtatcgtaacGATTCTCAATACAATTGAAGTCGTTAATTTAATCGAATCACAGAATTActgcttgccttgaagaaaatatacgcccCGTATCAGAAGTGCACCGGGTTCAACGTAATTTCTCCCAGGATAAGACGGTTATAGTTCATTCGATTTCAGCAATATACCGAAGAACACCTCAATCAAACACTCAAAAGCTTGTAATCAAAACTTTATAGCTCAAatctttaacaaaatatagaagccgaaagagagagagggagagaaaacTCAAAGTGTGAGTTTGTTGTTTGTGGTGTGTTCCAAATGGTGAAGAGACAAGCCTTTATGTAGGCTTCAAACATTCAGCAATTAAAAACATCAATGAAGACAAAATTAATGGCCATGAGTCCCCATCCAAAACCGAAAGAtgattttgaacaaaaattgttGTTTCATCTCATCCAATTGCAATTTGAGgctgattttgaaaaactgtttcattacattaaatattgaattggatgCTTTTCAAGGCAAATGAAAATGGATGTTGGCAATAGAAATGTATCTTCAATTCTATGGgtttccacaaaaaaaaaaaaaaaatcccaacaCAATCAACATCGTGTACAGgaccaatttcttttatttctggAACATGCTTGAGTACAAGAATGAATGTGATGGGTATCTGCTGCAATATGCTAGGAAATGACAAAAacacccttcattaagggtattaatGTCCTTTCTCTAGAGGATCCGTGCCTCGTCTGTCGGGCGGGTCGTAGAGGACCCGACCCGATCCGAATAACAGCcttgaagacccggacaatcaCAGTCGTCCGATCTGGATGCGAGCCAGTAGGATAAGGCAACGTGGCCCAGTGAACAGTATCCAGTTGTGCTCTATAAATGGACCCGAAATGCCGTAATTAAAGGTAACAGTTCTGcatttattgagatcgaactttgtGATCGCTTACTTTTAACAGTTCTGcatttattgagatcgaactttgtGATCGCTTacttttctctcgatcaacctaacttgagcgtcggagggtcattgtcggggacgtgcccaaTGAGCTCATTGTTCTTGTCTTATTCTCaaggaacccaaaatctgatctTGGAGGAGTTAGCTATCTGTGACGAGTTCGTATATAGGGATCGGTGAATTGGTGTCGGATCAGTTGGCGTCGTCTGTGGGAACATCTAAGAAGTATCATCATGGAAGGTTCATCGAGGAGAAACGCCGGGGAAGAAGAGACGCCTAGGAAAGGAGGACCTATGatacaaataacaaaagatgaaTTGCAAAGAATGATAGAAGAAGCGAGTCGGAATACTATTGTATAATATGAGAGAAGAACTGCGACCCTAGTAGTCAAAGAAACTGCTAGGAGGCAACTATTCAAAAATACTGAGCCCCGTAGAGAGTCGAGGGAGCATAGTGAGCAGGAACGCCGGAGTAAACGACCGGCTTCATCGGAAGCTGGACCCAGCAGTCATATTCGAACAAAGAGAAGAGAGCCTGTGATATCGCGGGCAGAGGTCGAGAGCATGGGAAGACAGATAGAGAGCTTGAACAAACAAATCGATGAGTTGAAGAAACGAGGAGAGATAGTCTCACACAACAAGAATTCCCCTTTCAGTAATGACATTTTGGTTCAAACGGTCGAACCGGGTTTTAGAGTACCTGATTTGCAGAGGTACGATGGAATGAAGGATTCGCAGGAGCATGTGGCTGCATTTGAAATGGTGATGAACTTATACAGACAACCGGGTCCTATCATGGCAAAATTGTTCGCAACTACGCTCACGGGAAAGGCACAAGAATGGTTCACAAATTTGCCCCGGGGAAGCATTGAATCTTATGAACAGCTGGTAcaaaagttcaattttcattttgcgagcaaaaagaaacagaagaggTCGGCAACCCATCTGTTCAACATCCGACAGAGGGAAGAGGAGTCCTTGAAGAACTTCATGGGGAGGTTCAATAATGAGACGTTGGAGGTGCAAGAATTGAGGATTGACATGATCGTAAGTATTTTCATTCACGGGTTGAGGAAAGGTCCCTTCACATCTGCGCTCGCACGCGACCCTTTGGGGGATGTTGAGCAGTTAATGGCTTTAGCTCAGAAGTACATAGACGAGGAAGAGGTGAACGCGATGATGGATTCTGAACGAAGAGAGCGCGAACACACGTACAGGTAACCGAGGTATGCCAGAGAAGGGGGAAGcaggataaaaaatgataaaccCAAGGAACCAAAATACCAACCCAAATACAACAACTACACTCCGTTGGCTATGTCGCGAGAGAAAACCTTGATGATGGTCGAAAATGCAGACGTTCTGAAATGGCCAAGGCACACCAGGTATGCCCcctctaaaaaattttctaacaaatattgcaGATTTCATCGTGAGAGGGGGCACAACACGGAGGAATGTTTCCAACCTACGGACGAGATTGAGAGGTTGGTTAGACAGGGATACTTCCAGGATCGAATTCCCCAAAACTGCAAGATTAGTAAGGAGACGAGGAGGAGTAGGTCGAGAAGCCGGGATCGAAATCCTGGCccttcaaaaatgaaaaaagtcCCACCTAGCGGGAACAATGCACCAACCAAAGGGGTGATCTACACCATTGTAGGGGGCTCGAGTTCGGGTGATTCGAGCAGGACCAGGAAGAGATGTTCTAGAACCATGAGCTCGGGCAGAGGAAGAGAGTTCGTGCTAAAAGTTGAAGAGGAAGAAGCCATTTCCTTTGACAGCTCAGACAAGCCAGAAGAAAGCGGAGATATGAATGATCCAATGGTCATCCGGTTGGACATAACAAATTTCACTATTCACAAGGTGTTGGTAGACAATGGCAGTTCCGCGGACATCATCTTCGAAAGCGTGGTTGACAAGATGGGTCTAGAGAATGCTCGGTTGGAACCGGTGAAGACTCCACTGGTCAGTTTTGGGGGGAGCGAAGTAACCTCTTTTGGAACGATCAAGCTGCCCGTGTGCATGGGAGATGAGCCTAAGAGAAAAACCTTGATGGTTAAATTTCTGGTAGTAGATACTCCGTTCTCTTACAACGTTATCCTGGGTAGACCGAGCCTGAATTCATTCCGAGCAGTCATTTCCACTTATCacatgaagatgaagttccccATAGAGCACGGGATTGGAGAGGTGTCATGCGACCGAAAGGAGGCTAAAAAATGCTACAAGTTATCACTGAAAGGGGAGTCCGAacagaagaaaaggaagatcAAGGAAGATGCTGAACCTCGACCCTATGAGGCAGAACACTTGAAGCCCAGCGGTGAATATAAGGTTGTGCAGCTCGTGCCTGAAGAACCCGACAAAACTACCAGAATTGGGGCGAACATGGATAGAGAGATGGCCATGATAGATTTTTTGAGAAAGAACATAGACGTGTTCGCGTGGAATCCTTCGAATTTTACAGGGATCGACCCAGAGGTCATTGTGCATCGTTTGAACATCGACCTGGGGGCCCGACCTGTACAATAGAAGAAGAGGTCGTTTGGGAATGATAAGAAGGAAATCATCAGACAGGAGGTCGAGAAATTGCTTAAAGCCGGGTATGTGTCTGAAATTCAGTATACGAATTGACTTTCTAACGTGGTGCTTGTCCCCAAATCATCGGGGAAATGGCGCATGTGTGTTGATTTCACAGATCTGAATAAAGCCTGTCCAAAGGACCCATACCCCCTACCGAGGATCGATATGTGGTAGACTCAATAGCCAGGTTTGAAATGTTTTCCATGATGGACGCCTATCAGGGGTATCATCAAATCCACATGGCCGAGGATGACAGAGATAAGACCTCATTCATCACTGACAAGGGGATCTATTGCTACAACATTATGTCATTCGGTCTGAAAAATGCGGGCGCAACATATCAACGACTGGTTAACAAGATGTTTGGTGACCTGCTGGGAAAAACAATGGAAGTATACGTTGATGATATGCTGGTCAAAAGCAGGAGATCGCAGGATCACCTTGAGGACCTCGCACAAGCGTTCAGTATAATGAGGTCGTACGGAATGAAACTGAATGCAGACAAGTGCACCTTTGGAGTAGGAGGCGGAAAATTTCTAGGGTACATGGTTAGCGAACGAGCAATTGAGGCGAACCCGAAAAAGATCCAAGCCATAATGAACTTGTGATCACCAACTACGATCAAAGAGGTGCATAAGCTAACTGGAAAGATCGCATCATTGAGCAGGTTTATTTCTCGATCGGCAGATAGAAGCCTACCTTTCTTCAAGATTTTCAGGAAATCAAAAAACTTCGCATGGACTGAGGAATGCGAGAAAGCGCTACAAGAGTTAAAGGAGTATCTGACAAAACCCCACCTACTAGCAAATCCAAAGGAAGGAGAAACCCTGTTCTTGTACTTAGGCATATCGGAGAATGCAGTCAGTTCGGTTTTGGTGCGGGAAGAAGCCGGTAATCAGAATCCAATATATTATGTTAGCAAGATGCTCCAAGGCACTGAATCGAAGTATTCAGAGATAGAAAAGTTAGCGCTCGCCTTAGTAGTAACGGCTCGAAAGTTGCGAGCTTACTTTCAATCGCACAAAGTGGTGGTATTGACAAATTACCCCCTAAAACATGTGATGTCGCGACTCGAGGCCTCAGGCCGATTGATCAAATGGGCTGTCAAATTGGGACAGTATGACGTTGACTATCAGCCCAGGACTACACAGAAAGCACAGGTGCTGGCAGACTTTGTGACGGAGCTATCTAGCGACTTGAAATCACCTCTAGCTGCTGAAGAGCAGGGCTCGAAATGGATGTTGCATGTGGATGGTTCCTCAAATGCCAACAATGGAGGAGCGGGCATATTGATTCAAGGGCCCAAGGGAGTAGAGATCGAGGTGGCAGCTCGCTTGTCTTATCCTGTAACCAATAATGAGGCAAAATATGAAGCACTCATCTTGGGATTAGAACTTGCATATGAAGCCGAGGCCAGAGACCTGGAGGTTTTCACAGattctcaattaattgcaTTGCAAATTGAAGGAACGTACGAAACTAGGGAAAGGATGATGACATCTTACAAGGAGATcgtacaaaaattaatgagcaaatttaacaaatgTTCTATTTTACAGGTGCCTAGAATAGAAAACGACATTTAACAAATGTTCTATTTTACAGGTGCCTAGAATAGAAAACGACAAAGCGGATGCCTTATCCAAATTTGGGGCCGCAATGGATGGGATTAGAGATCGCGAAATAACAGCGTTGGTGCATGAGCGATCAGCCCTAGCGAGCAGAATGGAGGTGCAAGTAGTCTCCGAAGCCGAGTCGTGGAAGGATGAAATCATTAAATACTTGGAGAACAACATCTTGCCTACCGATCCCGTCGCGGCGAAAAGAGTGAAATTTCGAGCTACACGATTCACTATGTTGTCGGGGCAACTGTACAAGCGAACACTGGATGGGCCTCTCCTGAAATGCTTAGACGAGGAGAGAGCCTTGTACTTGATGCGCGAAATCCATGAAGGGAGCTGTGGGAACCATTCAGGTGTGAGATTGCTGGCTCAGAAGATCATACGACAGGGGTATTTCTGGCCCATATTGGTCATAGATTCCAAGGAGCTGGTGAAGAAGTGCGAAAGCTGACAGAAATATGCATCTCTGATACACCAACCAGCGACCTCAATAGAGCCGATCAAAATAGCTTGTCCGTTCGACCAGTGGGGAATAGACATCGTGGGACCTTTCCCCCTACACAAGctcaaaagaaattcatcattgtAGCGGTTGAATACTTCTCTAAGTGGGTCGAAGCGGAGGCCGTGGCCAAGATATCCGAGAGAGAAGTCATTAACTTCATTTGGAAGAACATCATCTGCAGGTTCGGAAAACccagaattttaatttctgataATGGCACCCAATTTCAGGGAAGAAAGATTACAGAATAGTGCAAGGAGCTCAAGATCGAACAGCACTTCACGGCGGTCGCGAATCCGCAGGCCAATGGGCAGACGGAGATGACTAACAAAACGATCCTGCAACACTTGAAAACACGACTAGAAAATAAAGGATCATGGGTAGACGAACTGGCAGGAGTTCTATGGGCTTACCGCACAACTCCGCGAACTGCTACAGGCGAGACCCCATTTTTCCTAGTATACAGGACGGATGCTATAATTCCTGCGGAGGTAGGAGAGGAGTCCCAACGGATCGCATCTTACGACCCTAGTTCTAACCAAGGTGAGCAGAATTTCGACCTTACAGTGATCGAAGAGAAGAGAGATGCGGCATACGCCCGAATCTTGCACCACAAGGGGttaatgatgaaaaatcatgatcgAAGGGTTTGACCAAGGCAACTACAAGTGGGAGATCTCGTGTTAAATAAAGTGGAGGCCTCCAAACAAGTTGGAAAATTGGAACCGCCATGGGAGGGGCCATACAAAGTGATCGAGATCAGGAAAAAAGGTACGTACAAGTTGCAAGATATGCAGAGACGAAACTTGCCGCGACCATGGAATATCCAGAACTTGAAAAAGTTCTATGCGTGAAGGGAGATTGCATTTatggagcctgtgaaaggccgtcAACTAGCTGGAGAGCACTTATCatggagcctgtgaaaggccatcaactgcgGAGAGATAGCATTTAAGGAGCCtatgaaaggccatcaactgcgGAGAGGTCGCATTTAAGGAGCTTGTGAAAGGTCATCAACTGCGGAGAGATCGCATTTCTGatgcctgtgaaaggccaatCAACCGTCCAAAGACACCTAAAgaagcctgtgaaaggccatcaactgcgGAGAGGTCGCATTTCTGGTGCCTATGAAAGGCCAATCAACCGTCCGAGGACACCTAAAGGAGCCTATGAAAGCCACCAAATACGAAGATCGCATTAATGGAGTCAGTTTGAAAGTTCACATCCAAGGTTAGGAAGGTCGcattttttgtattagaatCAGTCATTAATACATATGATAATATCTGAAAGAACTTGTACATAGTGTAATCCCTTTTTGTAATCCCTTTTGAGAAATTCCAAGAAGCCAATTTGTCTTTTCGTGTTACattgattcaaaaattatgCTTATCTTATGCTTGGTATTACCTATTGTCGAATTCTTCAAAACGCCACACGCCAACTAAAAAAGAGGCGTTCAACAAACTGCAATATGAAAAAGACGCAGCCTGcagtgcgatctgaaaaagatgtaCTTCAcacgccaactgaaaaagaggcgttCAACAAACTgcgatttgaaaaagatgcacttcacacgccaactgaaaaagaggcgttCAACAAACTGCGATTTGAAAAAGACGCAGCCTGcagtgcgatctgaaaaagaggcgTTCAACAAGAACACACACTATCTGAGAAAAAAGAGCACCCGAGGAAGAACGATGAGAAGTAAAAGGCATCAATACACGAGCTGTCAAAAGATCTATTCTTTGATTAATGAAGCATCATGTACAGgacaacataaaaaaatcatgcccTTCAAAACCAGccgtaaaaaaattacaagtatgtCATTGACAAGTGTATCAATAAGAATTGTCTAAATGAACCAAACCCCTAATTACATCAGTCGTCGGCTTCTAGCTCCTCCCTCAAAGCTGCAAACTTATCCTCCTCAAGATCGGGTTCATCAGGATAGGGTTGAAGGTCGCCATCGAGCGTGATATCCATTTGACTGCGGTTAAAAGactcttgaaatccaccaagtttctcaatttgaGCCTCACACGTCTTATAGCCTTTGGTGAAAGAGTCAACAGACTTGATCTCAACAGTAGTCTTGAAAGTGTCCGTCTTCAAGAAGTCGCGGACAACAGCCATACGGGAGCTCGCTAAAATCTGGTGATGCTCTTCCAGTGAAATGCGACCGGCCTGGCCTTCATCAAATCCCTTCTTATGGCCCTCGACCAGCCTGACCTCCTTGCCAGCCTCAAAACCTTCTTTCCGACCTTCTGATAGGGCGACCTCCTTGTCCTTGTTAGCAGCTGCAAGCTCACCCTTCCAAAACCCGGAGTTTCTCGAGCAAAGTCTGCATCTCCTCCACAAGAGCTCAATCCGTTCTATCCCTATCAGCCAGTTGTGCTTGGAGCTCCTTCACCTTCCTATCGGACAAAATGTGGTTTTTGCGATAGGTCGTGCATTTCATGGATAGGCTTCGGAAGAACGTCAATACCTGcaatattgatcaaaattgttTAGAGTCGAATACCAAATCTGcagtaaaaaatatgagattaCTTGTAGCTGAGCATGAAACCCATATTCCCCGACCCTGACGGGATTGTTTGCTACTAAGGAGCTCTGATCATGGAGAGAGGTGAAAGAGTCGTACAGCTCGAAGGACTCCCCTTCTGTGTTTGAGAAAAGGACAGAACTAGAAGAGTTGTTCCCCCTCGGAGCCATCCAATCACCCTTCTGTTCAGACGGATGGGGTTGATCGCCTCTCAGTGCCTCCCTGGTCTCTTCCCAGCAAGAGGCAAGTTGTTCTAACCGCAGAAACCTTTCGTGCTCATCTGCCTGTTCGGCCTTAACTACAGCTTCCTTGGCCATCCTGCTCAATGATTTGGATCGATGGGACTTTGAGGGTTTTGAAGACCCAGAAGGTTCTGTTGGCTCTTTATCTCTCGCCTCATCCCCATGCCCGTGCTTGTGCGAAGCCCGcttctgttttttcttttctccactATCACGGTCGTGCTTCTCAGGTTCACCCCCCTGATCGCCACTCAGATCGTCGAGATTCAGTTCTTTGTCAGAAGAGTTGTATCCGTGCAGAGGAAGAGGGGGGGTCTTCTCGCTGTTGACCTGAATAGGATGATGGTCAGCAGGGCTCGCAGGCACATGGGCTCGCGAAGGGGCTTGTATAGGTGAGCTCAAAGGGGGATCTACAGGAGGTGCGACCTGCTTCCCCTTGGCCTTCATCTTATTTTCGGCCGCCTTCAACCGTAGAGCGTAACGAGAGCTCATGATTATACTATCTGCAAAACAGAGGTATGTAAGAGAACTCAAACAGAATGATAAGGTGATGCGTCGTACGAGAAAAAGAGATCACCTAAAGACTCTTCGACGTGGAGGGGCGTTGGAGATAGCCCAGACAGTCGCAAAACCTTCTCAGTGAGAAGCTTCTTGGGGTCGTACTTATAAGAGGttaaactatttatttgaTCGCCCTCCAGCCCCCCTCCACTTGTCTTGGGAACAGGTTTATATTTACTCCATTCCATTTTAAAAGGCCAAATACGGGTTGGTGGTCGAACAATTGTAACCAGGCCCCTAAGTTCGATTGTAAAGTACTCAAATATCTACAGTCAGGCTTGGTAGAAAGGTAGAAGAAACCCCTATCACCTGATCGTTTGGAAGTGGTGAAAGAGTATAAACTCCAGAAGTTATCAAAACTGGGTTCAACACCcaaatattgtattattacaacaaaaagaacaatatGAGTAATATAGTTGGGAGAAATCTGCATAGGGCTTATCTCCAGTTTATTCAAAATTGCGGATAGAGGAGGAGCTAAAGGGAACCTCAACCCGGCGTCAAGATGTTTTGCGGATAGAGGAGGAGCTAAAGGGAACCTCAACCCGGCGTCAAGATGTTTGATAGAAAAGGCACAGAAACCAGGGGGAGGACGGTGCATGCGATCGAAAGCCCTACGAATGATAATCTCGTACTCAGGGggtatgtaatatttttccctaatctTGCAAATAGGGGTTCTGACACTACTGACTACAGCTTCCCAAGGATTCCTAGCGAGCCTATCTTGGAATTTTTCAAGGGTAGAAGGCCCAGCTTGTTTATCAAGAGTTTTGAAAATCTAGaactttttgttcctttttggAGAGGTAGAAAAGGAACCATGAGCAGACCCAGAAGGGGTCGCAGACGACCCGGAGCCAGAGCTCGAACCAGAATTTGAACTAAAGCTGGAAGACAT
This region of Sesamum indicum cultivar Zhongzhi No. 13 linkage group LG4, S_indicum_v1.0, whole genome shotgun sequence genomic DNA includes:
- the LOC105160151 gene encoding uncharacterized protein LOC105160151 encodes the protein MGRQIESLNKQIDELKKRGEIVSHNKNSPFSNDILVQTVEPGFRVPDLQRYDGMKDSQEHVAAFEMVMNLYRQPGPIMAKLFATTLTGKAQEWFTNLPRGSIESYEQLVQKFNFHFASKKKQKRSATHLFNIRQREEESLKNFMGRFNNETLEVQELRIDMIVSIFIHGLRKGPFTSALARDPLGDVEQLMALAQKYIDEEEVNAMMDSERREREHTYRFHRERGHNTEECFQPTDEIERLVRQGYFQDRIPQNCKISKETRRSRSRSRDRNPGPSKMKKVPPSGNNAPTKGVIYTIVGGSSSGDSSRTRKRCSRTMSSGRGREFVLKVEEEEAISFDSSDKPEESGDMNDPMVIRLDITNFTIHKVLVDNGSSADIIFESVVDKMGLENARLEPVKTPLVSFGGSEVTSFGTIKLPVCMGDEPKRKTLMVKFLVVDTPFSYNVILGRPSLNSFRAVISTYHMKMKFPIEHGIGEVSCDRKEAKKCYKLSLKGESEQKKRKIKEDAEPRPYEAEHLKPSGEYKVVQLVPEEPDKTTRIGANMDREMAMIDFLRKNIDVFAWNPSNFTGIDPEVIVHRLNIDLGARPVQ